A stretch of the Staphylococcus sp. NRL 16/872 genome encodes the following:
- a CDS encoding DUF5325 family protein, with protein MEKPKSKGIFWVLSILAVLFLVLFSFSAGAASVPMMILTFILFIATFGAGFALKKKYRENNWL; from the coding sequence ATGGAAAAGCCAAAGTCTAAAGGTATATTTTGGGTACTATCTATTCTAGCAGTACTGTTCTTAGTACTATTTAGTTTTAGCGCCGGTGCAGCTAGCGTTCCAATGATGATTTTAACATTTATACTTTTCATTGCAACATTTGGTGCTGGTTTCGCGCTTAAGAAAAAATATCGTGAAAATAATTGGTTATAA